TTGGAAACTTCACATTGGGAGTTAAAGAACAAATTATCTTCCCAGAAATTGATTATGATAAAGTTCAAAAATTACGCGGAATGGATATCACAATTGTAACTACTGCAAAAACAAACGAGGAAGCATACAAATTATTAGAAAAATTTGGAATGCCTTTCGCTAAATAATAAAGGGGATTAGAATAAATGGCTAAAAAATCATTAAAAGTTAAACAAGCTAAACACCAAAAGTTTGGCGTAAGAAATTACACAAGATGTAATAACTGTGGTAGACCACATGCTGTGCTTAAAAAATTCGGAATTTGCCGTCTATGCTTTAGAAAATATGCATACGAAGGACAAATTCCTGGGGTTAGAAAAGCTTCTTGATAATAGGAAATAGAAAGAAAAGGAAATAAAGAATGACAACAGACGTAATCGCAGATATGTTAACTAGAATCCGTAATGCAAACCAAAGAATGTTAAAAACTGTTAACATTCCTTCATCAAAAATGAAATTGGAAATTGCTAACATCTTAAAAGAAGAAGGATTCATTTCAAGCTTCACTGTTGAAGGTGAAGTTAAAAAAATTATTACTATTGAATTAAAATATCAAGGAAAACAAAGAGTAATCTCAGGACTTAAAAAGATTTCTAAACCAGGTCTAAGAGTTTATGCACCAGCAAATGAAATCCCACAAGTATTAAACGGTTTAGGTATTGCAATAGTTTCAACATCACAAGGAATCATGACAGGAAAAAAAGCACGTCTATCAAATATTGGTGGAGAAGTATTGGCTTTTGTCTGATAATAGGAGGTAGAGGTAAAATATGTCACGTATAGGAAACAGAATTTTAATTATCCCTGCAGGTGTTGAAATTAGTGTTGCAGCAGACAACACAGTTACAGTAAAAGGGTCAAAGGGAACTTTAACTCAAAAATTCGCGGAAGTTATCACAATCAAAGTTGATGGAGCAAATCTTTCAACAACTAGAGCTAATGAAATTAAACATACAAAACAATTACACGGAACAACAAACTCTTTATTACAAGGAATGTTAACTGGTGTAAGTGAAGGGTTCAAAAAAACTCTTGATATTAACGGGGTTGGATATAGAGCAGCATTAGCTGGAAGTAAATTAAATCTTTCACTAGGTTACTCACACCCAGTTGAATATGCAATTCCACAAGGAATTACATTAGAATGTCCAAAACCAATTCAAATCATTATTTCAGGTATTGATAAACAAGTTGTAGGACAAGTTGCAGCAGAAATTAGATCATACAGAAAACCAGAACCATATAAAGGTAAAGGAATTAAGTACTCAGATGAAATCATTATTAGAAAAGAAGGGAAAGCAGCTGGTAAATAATATCAGAGCTTAAGGTTATAGAATTATGAAATATACTAAACAAGAAGCAAGAAAAAGAAGACATTACCGTGTTAGAGGTAAAGTTTCTGGTACAGCTGCTAAACCAAGATTAAATGTTTTCAAATCAAATACTAATTTTTACGCACAAATTATTGACGACACAACTGGAACAACTTTAGTTTCAGCATCATCATTAAACTTGGGATTAAAATCAGGAAACGTTGAAGCAGCTAAAAAAGTTGCAGCAGAAATTGCTAAATTAGCAATCGCAAAAAGCATTGTTGATGTAGTATTTGATCGTGGTGGATATTTATACCATGGTAAAGTAAAAGCTTTTGCTGAAGCAGCAAGAGAAAACGGATTGAAATTCTAGAAAGGTAAAGAGTGAGAAATATGGAAAATAAAACAGAAGTAGTAGTAGCTAAAAACGCTAACAATCAAACTCAACCTGAAAGAAAAAAGTTTGATAGAAAATCAAACCGTGGCCCTCAAGGACCAAAACAATTCCAAAAAGATGATTTTGAAGAAAAAGTAGTATCAATTAGACGCGTTACTAAAGTTACAAAAGGTGGACGTCACTTTAGATTCGCAGCAGTTGTTGTTGTTGGAGATAAAAAAGGTCAAGTTGGTTTAGGAACTGGAAAAGCAAACGAAGTTCCTGAATCAATTAAAAAAGCTGTTAAAGAAGCTAAAAAGAACTTAATTAGAGTCCCTTTAAGAGGAACAACTGTACCTCACGAAGTGATTGGTCACTTTGGAGCAGGACAAGTTTTAATTAAACCAGCTAAACCTGGTACTGGAGTTATTGCCGGTGGACCAGCTCGTGCTATTATTGAATTAGCAGGTATTGCAGATGTTTATGCTAAATCATTAGGTAGAAATAATCCAATTAACATGATTAGAGCTACAATCGATGGTTTAACATCAATGCATACAGCTAAAAAAGTAAATGACTTAAGATTTGGTAAACCAGTTGTTAAAACTGAAAAACCAAAAGTAGAAGAAACTAAATAAGAAAGGAGCATACACAGATTATGAAATTACATGAATTAAAATATACTGAAGGTAGCAAAAAAGACGTTACTAGAGTAGGTAGAGGTATGGCTTCTGGAAAAGGGAAAACTTCTACAAGAGGTCACAAAGGACAAAACTCACGTTCAGGTGGGGGAGTTCGTGTAGGATTCGAAGGTGGACAAACTCCTTTATACAGAAGACTACCAAAAATTGGATTCACTTCTCCAAACCAAAAAGAATATGTTATTTTAAATCTTTCAGACTTAGAAAGATTGAATTTATCAACAGTTGATCACAAAGCTTTAATTGAACAAAAAGTTATCAAAAACGAAAAACAATTAGTAAAAGTTTTAGGTAATGGTTCAATTACTAAGACAATTGATGTAAAATTAAACAAAGTTTCAAAATCAGCGCAAGCTGCTATTGAAAAACTTGGAGGAAAAGTAGAGGTGATTTAGTATGGCAAAAAAGTTCGCTAAAAAAAGCAAACAATATTATGCCAAAAAATCAAAAAGTAATAATAGTGATTTAAAAACTGGCAACTTCTTTATCAAAAATAAAGATATTTTAATAAGAATCGCTTTTACTTTATTATTATTAGTGATTATTAGAATTGGAGTATATATAACAGTGCCTGGTATCAGATTAACTTCTGATTATCAAAATGCTATTAACAATTCACAGTTCTTTCAGTTACTTTCAACATTAGGGGGAGGTACTATTGGAAGATTCTCAATCTTAGCATTAGGAGTATCTCCTTATATTACAGCCTCAATTATCGTTCAATTACTTTCAACTGATGTTGTTCCAATCTTAACTAGATGAAACAAATCAGGGGAAAGAGGAAGAAAAAAATTAGATAAACTTACTAAAGTGTTGATGATACCATTTGCACTGATGCAAGGAATAGCAACAATCTTTACATTACAACAACAAGGTGTTATTGAACCGGGTTGATCAAGTGATAATGTAATGGCTTCTCCTGCGTTCTACTATGTACTAGTACCTTTAGTTATGTTAGCTGGTTCATACTTTATGTTATGAATTGCTGATCAAATTACAATCAAAGGTGTTGGAAATGGTATTTCAATTGTAATTTTCATTGGAATTATTGTTCAATTACCAAATCAAATGAAAGCTACATATGATTTCTGAATCCCTTCAAATGAAAGTATTAATGTTTTCTTTGATGGAATCATTAAATTCTCAATTTATTTGTTAGTGTTTTTTATTGTTATATTTGCTGTTGTACTTATGAATGAAGCGGAACGTAAAGTACCAATTCAACAAACCGGTAGTGGATTGATTGATTCAAAAGATCATACTCCATATCTACCGTTAAAACTAAATAACGCTGGGGTTATTCCGGTTATCTTTGCTTCTGCATTGATATCAACACCAATTACAATTGCACAAATTATTGATCCAACAGCTAGCACGTCTGTAGTTGATTCAATCAATGGCTTTGTAAGGTTTACACAGCATTATCTATCATTTAATACTTGGTGAGGAATAGGAATCTTTGCTGTGATGATTGTGTTATTCACATTCTTATATGCACAAGTTCAAATTAATCCTGAAAAGATAAGTGAAAACTTTCAAAAATCAGGAACCTTTATTCCGGGAATTAAACCAGGTAAAGATACAACAAACTTTTTAAAAGGCACAATTAATCGATTATCGCTATTTGGAGCTATCTTCTTAGCCTTAATTGCTGCATTACCTTATATTATCTCTAAAGTGACTAATTTACCTAGTCAGTTAGCGATTGGGGGTACTGGGCTGATTATTTGTATCTCAGTTGCAATTCAAACAACTCAACAATTACAAGGTCGAATTACACAACATAAATTTATCGAAAGTAAAAAACAAAATTTTACTGAAGAAACTTCAAGTCAATGTTCAACACATATTTGATAGAAGACTCATTTGAGTCTTTTTTCTATCTCTTTAAAATTATTTTTTAAATATATTATAATAGATATGAAAGAGGTATAAAGAATGGATAGCAATCAAATGATATTTGAAGAATTATTAAAACTAAAAGAAAATTCTTATAGTCCGTATTCTAACTTTAAAGTTGCTTGTTTAATTTATTTACAAGATGGACAAGTGATTAAAGGAATAAATGTTGAAAATGCTTCATATCCTGCAACAATTTGTGCAGAAAGAACAGCTTTATCACAAGTTTATGCTTTGGGTTATAAAAAAGCAGATATTAAGTCTTTAGAACTATATACTGATTCTGAAATTTTAGGATCTCCATGTGGAGTATGTCGTCAGTTTATTTCAGAATTAATAGATTGATCAACACCAATTTCAATTTATAGTAAAAAAGGTTTTCAAATTAAAACCAATATTAAAGAGTTGTTACCATATGCTTTTGAACCAGAACAAATTTTAAAATAAAAAAGAGGAGAAAAATATGAATATTATGTTATTAGGTGCCCCTGGGTCAGGAAAAGGTACATTAGCTGAAAAATTAATTAAAAATCAAGGATTTAACCAAATGTCTACTGGTGATTTAATGCGTAAAGAAATTAAAGATAAAACACCATTAGGAATTGAATGCGCAAGATATATGAATGAAGGAAATTTAGTACCAGATGAAGTTACAATGGAGATTGTTAAAAACTTCTTAAAAGACAATCATAATCAATTAATTTTTGATGGTATTCCAAGAACATTAAATCAAGCAAAAATATTAGAAGAAAACTTATCAGAATTAAACTCACAAATTGATAAAGTGATTTATATTGATGTTCCAACAGAACTTTTATTAGAAAGAATTAGTGGAAGATTAATTTGTCCAAAATGTAAAGTAAGTTATCATATCGTTACAAGAAAACCAAAAACAGAATGAGTTTGTGATAATGATCAAACTGAATTAGTACGTAGACCAGATGATGCACCAGAAAAAGTTAAAGTAAGATTATATGTATATGCAAATGAAACTGCACCACTTGTTGATTACTACAAAAACAAACCAGGTTTTGTACATATTGTTGATAATGCAGACACAACTGCTGAAGAAGTTTATCAAGAAGTTTTAGGAGCATTATAAATGGTTGTTACAATTAAATCACCACAAGAAATTGAAAAAATGCGTGTTGCTGGACAAGTCTTGTCTGAAGCAATTGACATGCTAAAATCAATGATTAAACCAGGTGTAAATTGCTTAGATTTAGATAAAGAATTTGAAAAATTTATTACTGAAAAAAAATGCCAATCAAACTTTAAAGGCTATCACGGATACCCAAAAACTATTTGTGTTTCGATTAATGAACAACTAGTTCACGGAATTCCACAAGATCGTATTTTACAAGAAGGAGACATTGTTTCTGTTGATACTGGGTGCATTTTTGAGGGATATCATGCAGATAGTGCGTTTACTATGATAGTTGGTATTGCAAAAGATAAAAAACATGATATACTATTAAAAGTCACTGAAGAATGCCTGGACTTAGCGATCAAAGCTTTAGCTCCAGGTCTTCGTATAGGAACAATTGGAAATATTGTGCAAACTCATGCTGAAAGCTTTGGGTTTGGAGTTCCAAGAGATTATACAGGGCATGGAATTGGCACACAAATGCATGAAGATCCATTTATACCAAATTATGGTAGAAAAGATACAGGAATGCGTTTACAAGCTGGAATGGTTATTTGTATCGAACCAATGATTCAAATAGGAACTTACAAAACAAAACTTGCAGCAGACAATTGAACAGTTCTTTCAGCTGACAAGAGTATGACTGCTCACTTTGAACACACTATCTTAATTACAGATAGCGGTTATGAAGTATTAACTAAATCAAAAAGATAGGAGTTGTAGTTTATGGCTAAAGAAGCAGAAATGGAATTTGAAGGTACAGTTGTCGAAGTTTTACCTAATGCAAAATTTAAAGTACAACTAGAAAACGACATAGTTATTGATGCACACGTGTCAGGTAAAATCCGAATGCATTACATTCGCATCTTACCTGGAGATAAAGTAACTGTCGTGATTTCACCATATGATATGACACGTGGAAGAATTACATATAGAAAAATTGCTAAAAAAGCAGAAATGTAATTATAAAAAAAATCGGCTTGTGTCGATTTATATTGTTTAAAAACAAGAGAACAAATACGGAGGTTACAGATGAAAGTAAGATCATCAGTCAAAAAAATTTGCGACAAATGTCGTGTTATTAGACGTAAAGGCCGCGTAATGATTATTTGTGCACAACCAAAGCACAAACAAAGACAAGGTTAATTAGTCTAACTTAAAAATTATTAGATTAAATCATTTAAGAAAGGAATTAGAGATATGGCTCGTATTAGTGGAGTAGAAATCCCAAACGAAAAAAGAGTTGTAATTTCATTAACATATATTTATGGTATTGGATTATCAACATCTCAAAAAGTTTTAGCTAAATTAAACATCAGTGAAGATCTACGTACAAAAGATTTAACTGAAGAACAAATTAAATTAATTTCTACAGAAATTTCAAACTATAAAGTTGAAGGGGAATTACGTAGAGAAGTTTCATTAAACATTAAACGTTTAATGGAAATAGGATGTTACAGAGGATTAAGACACCGTAAAGGATTACCTGTAAGAGGACAATCTTCAAAAACAAACGCAAGAACTGTTAAAGGTCCAAGAAAAACTGTAGCTAACAAGAAAAAATAGAAGGTAGAAGGAGATAAACAAACATGGCAAAACCAAAAACAAATAATACAAAAAAACGTATTAAGAAAAATATACCAAAAGGTATCGCTCATATTCATTCTACTTTTAATAACACAATTGTTACTATAAGTGATGAAAAAGGAAACGTACTTTCTTGATCAAGTGCTGGAGCGATCGGGTTTAAAGGATCTAAAAAATCAACACCTTATGCTGCACAAATGATTTCAGAAGCAGCTGCTAAAGGTGCAATGGATCAAGGTGTTAAATCAGTTCAAGTTGAAGTAAAAGGTCCAGGTCCAGGTCGTGATGCTGCTGTTAGAGCATTAACAATTGCTGGGATGGAAGTAACTTCAATTAAGGATTGTACACCAATCCCTCACAATGGAGTTCGTCCTAAAAAACGCCCAAGAAAATAATTATAGAACAAAGGAGTTTTAGCGAATGAAACAATTTAATAAACCAGAATTCGGAATTGTAAAAGAATCACCAAATAAATTTTATGGTAAGTTTGAAGTGGCTCCTCTTGAAAGAGGATTTGCTGTAACTTTAGGTAATGCTTTAAGAAGAACATTACTATCTTCAACACCAGGAGCAAGTGTTTATGCAATTAAAATTGCAGGAGCACAACATGAATTTATTTCTATTGCAGGTATTGAAGAAAATGTTACACGTATCGTTTTAAATATTAAAAAATTAATTTTAAAAATTGATAACGCAATTTATAGCGATGATGAAACTGTTGAACTAAAAGTAGGAACATCTACTGTAGGTCCAGTTAATGCAGGAAGTTTAGTTTTACCAGCAGGAATAGAAGTTTTAAATAAAGACCTTGTCATTGCTAATGTTGCAGAAGGTGGTAATTTAGATTTAGTATTATATGCTAAAAACTCAAGAGGTTACAAAACTTTCAAGGAAAACAAAGAAT
This region of Mesoplasma melaleucae genomic DNA includes:
- a CDS encoding type Z 30S ribosomal protein S14, producing the protein MAKKSLKVKQAKHQKFGVRNYTRCNNCGRPHAVLKKFGICRLCFRKYAYEGQIPGVRKASW
- the rpsH gene encoding 30S ribosomal protein S8 — protein: MTTDVIADMLTRIRNANQRMLKTVNIPSSKMKLEIANILKEEGFISSFTVEGEVKKIITIELKYQGKQRVISGLKKISKPGLRVYAPANEIPQVLNGLGIAIVSTSQGIMTGKKARLSNIGGEVLAFVW
- the rplF gene encoding 50S ribosomal protein L6, whose translation is MSRIGNRILIIPAGVEISVAADNTVTVKGSKGTLTQKFAEVITIKVDGANLSTTRANEIKHTKQLHGTTNSLLQGMLTGVSEGFKKTLDINGVGYRAALAGSKLNLSLGYSHPVEYAIPQGITLECPKPIQIIISGIDKQVVGQVAAEIRSYRKPEPYKGKGIKYSDEIIIRKEGKAAGK
- the rplR gene encoding 50S ribosomal protein L18, which encodes MKYTKQEARKRRHYRVRGKVSGTAAKPRLNVFKSNTNFYAQIIDDTTGTTLVSASSLNLGLKSGNVEAAKKVAAEIAKLAIAKSIVDVVFDRGGYLYHGKVKAFAEAARENGLKF
- the rpsE gene encoding 30S ribosomal protein S5, which gives rise to MENKTEVVVAKNANNQTQPERKKFDRKSNRGPQGPKQFQKDDFEEKVVSIRRVTKVTKGGRHFRFAAVVVVGDKKGQVGLGTGKANEVPESIKKAVKEAKKNLIRVPLRGTTVPHEVIGHFGAGQVLIKPAKPGTGVIAGGPARAIIELAGIADVYAKSLGRNNPINMIRATIDGLTSMHTAKKVNDLRFGKPVVKTEKPKVEETK
- the rplO gene encoding 50S ribosomal protein L15 — translated: MKLHELKYTEGSKKDVTRVGRGMASGKGKTSTRGHKGQNSRSGGGVRVGFEGGQTPLYRRLPKIGFTSPNQKEYVILNLSDLERLNLSTVDHKALIEQKVIKNEKQLVKVLGNGSITKTIDVKLNKVSKSAQAAIEKLGGKVEVI
- the secY gene encoding preprotein translocase subunit SecY, with translation MAKKFAKKSKQYYAKKSKSNNSDLKTGNFFIKNKDILIRIAFTLLLLVIIRIGVYITVPGIRLTSDYQNAINNSQFFQLLSTLGGGTIGRFSILALGVSPYITASIIVQLLSTDVVPILTRWNKSGERGRKKLDKLTKVLMIPFALMQGIATIFTLQQQGVIEPGWSSDNVMASPAFYYVLVPLVMLAGSYFMLWIADQITIKGVGNGISIVIFIGIIVQLPNQMKATYDFWIPSNESINVFFDGIIKFSIYLLVFFIVIFAVVLMNEAERKVPIQQTGSGLIDSKDHTPYLPLKLNNAGVIPVIFASALISTPITIAQIIDPTASTSVVDSINGFVRFTQHYLSFNTWWGIGIFAVMIVLFTFLYAQVQINPEKISENFQKSGTFIPGIKPGKDTTNFLKGTINRLSLFGAIFLALIAALPYIISKVTNLPSQLAIGGTGLIICISVAIQTTQQLQGRITQHKFIESKKQNFTEETSSQCSTHIW
- the cdd gene encoding cytidine deaminase, coding for MDSNQMIFEELLKLKENSYSPYSNFKVACLIYLQDGQVIKGINVENASYPATICAERTALSQVYALGYKKADIKSLELYTDSEILGSPCGVCRQFISELIDWSTPISIYSKKGFQIKTNIKELLPYAFEPEQILK
- a CDS encoding adenylate kinase family protein; amino-acid sequence: MNIMLLGAPGSGKGTLAEKLIKNQGFNQMSTGDLMRKEIKDKTPLGIECARYMNEGNLVPDEVTMEIVKNFLKDNHNQLIFDGIPRTLNQAKILEENLSELNSQIDKVIYIDVPTELLLERISGRLICPKCKVSYHIVTRKPKTEWVCDNDQTELVRRPDDAPEKVKVRLYVYANETAPLVDYYKNKPGFVHIVDNADTTAEEVYQEVLGAL
- the map gene encoding type I methionyl aminopeptidase, with the translated sequence MVVTIKSPQEIEKMRVAGQVLSEAIDMLKSMIKPGVNCLDLDKEFEKFITEKKCQSNFKGYHGYPKTICVSINEQLVHGIPQDRILQEGDIVSVDTGCIFEGYHADSAFTMIVGIAKDKKHDILLKVTEECLDLAIKALAPGLRIGTIGNIVQTHAESFGFGVPRDYTGHGIGTQMHEDPFIPNYGRKDTGMRLQAGMVICIEPMIQIGTYKTKLAADNWTVLSADKSMTAHFEHTILITDSGYEVLTKSKR
- the infA gene encoding translation initiation factor IF-1, which encodes MAKEAEMEFEGTVVEVLPNAKFKVQLENDIVIDAHVSGKIRMHYIRILPGDKVTVVISPYDMTRGRITYRKIAKKAEM
- the rpmJ gene encoding 50S ribosomal protein L36, whose amino-acid sequence is MKVRSSVKKICDKCRVIRRKGRVMIICAQPKHKQRQG
- the rpsM gene encoding 30S ribosomal protein S13, giving the protein MARISGVEIPNEKRVVISLTYIYGIGLSTSQKVLAKLNISEDLRTKDLTEEQIKLISTEISNYKVEGELRREVSLNIKRLMEIGCYRGLRHRKGLPVRGQSSKTNARTVKGPRKTVANKKK
- the rpsK gene encoding 30S ribosomal protein S11 — its product is MAKPKTNNTKKRIKKNIPKGIAHIHSTFNNTIVTISDEKGNVLSWSSAGAIGFKGSKKSTPYAAQMISEAAAKGAMDQGVKSVQVEVKGPGPGRDAAVRALTIAGMEVTSIKDCTPIPHNGVRPKKRPRK
- a CDS encoding DNA-directed RNA polymerase subunit alpha, giving the protein MKQFNKPEFGIVKESPNKFYGKFEVAPLERGFAVTLGNALRRTLLSSTPGASVYAIKIAGAQHEFISIAGIEENVTRIVLNIKKLILKIDNAIYSDDETVELKVGTSTVGPVNAGSLVLPAGIEVLNKDLVIANVAEGGNLDLVLYAKNSRGYKTFKENKELKDVVPGMITIDSNYSPIIKVAYGSTPINLGKAQDYEKLILEVETDGSILASDAVSLASKILISHFDVFTTLAEEIEEVAIMGVETVEEKELDKPVEELEFTQRSLNCLKRAGISTLRELVSKTEDEIQDIRNLGRKSLKEIKDKVAALELTFNQN